A DNA window from Vigna angularis cultivar LongXiaoDou No.4 chromosome 1, ASM1680809v1, whole genome shotgun sequence contains the following coding sequences:
- the LOC108336564 gene encoding cytochrome P450 736A117: MDFFTVFLLCLSVVFIIIKLCSNGATSKNSPPSPPRLPLLGNLHQLGLFPHRTLQTLAQNYGSLMLLHFGKVPVLVVSSADAAREVMKTHDLLFSDRPQRKMNDVLLYGSKDLASSTYGEYWQQIRSLSVLHLLSTKRVQSFRRVREEETAIMMENIRQRCRDSLEVNLTDMCAAVTNDVACRVALGRRYRGREGAGFQKMLLEFGELLGAVCIGDYVPWLHWVSHGLFQRANRIAEHLDQFIDQVIQEHVTRNGRDGGADVDSRDHNDFVDVLLSMEENNANTTDSLINRTAIKALILDMFVAGTDTTHTSLEWTMSELLKHSSVMQTLQEEVRSVVGNRSRVTEDDLGEMKYLKAVIKESLRLHPPLPLTVPRRCMEDVKVKGYEIGAGTQVLVNAWAIARDSSCWDQPLEFKPERFLSSSIDLKGHDFELIPFGAGRRGCPGISFAIKIVEIVMANLVHQFDWSLPGGASGEDLDMSETPGLSVHRKFPLLAVATAYERN, encoded by the exons ATGGATTTCTTCACGGTCTTCCTTCTCTGCCTTTCTGTTGTTTTCATAATCATCAAACTGTGTTCCAATGGAGCAACCAGCAAAAACTCACCCCCTTCACCTCCAAGGTTACCTCTACTGGGCAATCTCCACCAACTTGGTTTGTTCCCACACCGCACACTCCAAACTTTGGCTCAAAACTATGGATCTCTCATGCTACTCCACTTCGGGAAGGTACCAGTGCTTGTGGTCTCATCTGCTGATGCAGCACGTGAGGTGATGAAAACTCATGACCTGCTCTTCTCAGACAGACCACAACGTAAGATGAACGATGTCCTCTTGTACGGTTCCAAAGATCTGGCAAGTTCTACGTACGGGGAATACTGGCAGCAAATAAGGAGTCTGAGCGTTTTGCACCTTCTGAGTACCAAAAGGGTTCAGTCCTTTCGCCGTGTGAGGGAGGAGGAAACTGCCATAATGATGGAAAACATTAGGCAACGTTGTCGTGATTCGTTGGAGGTGAATTTAACTGACATGTGTGCTGCGGTTACGAATGATGTGGCGTGTAGAGTGGCTCTGGGAAGGAGGTACCGTGGAAGAGAAGGGGCGGGGTTTCAGAAGATGTTGTTGGAGTTCGGGGAGTTGTTGGGTGCTGTGTGTATAGGGGACTATGTACCTTGGCTTCATTGGGTGAGCCATGGTTTGTTTCAGAGAGCCAATAGAATTGCCGAGCATTTGGACCAGTTTATAGATCAAGTGATCCAGGAGCATGTTACTAGGAATGGAAGAGATGGGGGTGCTGATGTTGATTCCCGGGACCATAATGATTTTGTGGATGTTTTGCTTTCGATGGAAGAGAATAACGCCAACACCACCGATTCCCTGATAAATAGAACTGCAATAAAGGCTTTGATACTT GATATGTTTGTTGCTGGTACCGACACCACTCACACATCCCTGGAGTGGACAATGTCAGAACTGTTAAAGCACTCAAGTGTGATGCAAACACTGCAAGAAGAGGTGAGAAGTGTTGTTGGTAACAGGAGTCGTGTAACTGAGGATGATTTGGGTGAAATGAAGTACTTGAAGGCTGTGATCAAAGAGAGCCTTCGGCTTCATCCACCACTTCCCTTAACAGTGCCTAGGAGATGCATGGAAGATGTCAAAGTGAAAGGGTATGAGATTGGAGCTGGCACTCAGGTGTTGGTGAATGCATGGGCCATTGCAAGAGATTCTTCATGTTGGGACCAGCCTCTTGAGTTTAAACCAGAAAGGTTCCTAAGCAGTTCCATAGACTTGAAAGGACATGATTTTGAGCTTATTCCATTTGGAGCAGGAAGAAGGGGATGCCCTGGAATATCATTTGCCATAAAGATTGTTGAGATAGTAATGGCAAACCTTGTCCACCAATTTGATTGGTCATTGCCTGGTGGGGCAAGTGGGGAGGACTTGGACATGTCTGAAACTCCTGGCCTTTCTGTTCATAGAAAATTTCCTCTTCTGGCTGTAGCAACTGCATATGAGAGAAATTAG